A stretch of the Aminipila terrae genome encodes the following:
- a CDS encoding NTP transferase domain-containing protein — translation MKNRINMILLAAGNSRRFGSNKLLTEYNGKLLYQYTFDIVAKVSQWLTNNKVDYSIYTVSQYKEILIQAEKNNYAAIENHKPEQGIAYSIKLGIESHSDFTQNTAALTPYEREKYLFFVCDQPLLRSESVIDLISVYLNSDKSMGCLSYKNRMGNPCIFDDECIPDLLKLKGDKGGKKIILQNQSNTLTVQVEDEKELFDVDDIADFKKLHEFGRKNSPTK, via the coding sequence ATGAAAAACAGGATAAACATGATTTTACTGGCGGCTGGTAACAGCCGCCGTTTTGGCAGTAATAAGCTGCTGACTGAATATAATGGAAAGCTTTTATATCAGTATACCTTTGATATTGTGGCAAAGGTTTCACAGTGGCTGACAAACAACAAGGTCGATTATAGTATTTATACCGTGTCACAATACAAAGAAATATTAATTCAGGCTGAGAAAAATAATTATGCAGCTATTGAAAACCACAAGCCTGAACAGGGAATTGCGTATTCAATAAAACTGGGAATCGAAAGTCATAGTGACTTTACCCAAAATACTGCTGCTCTGACGCCCTATGAAAGAGAAAAATATTTGTTTTTTGTCTGCGATCAGCCCCTTCTCCGAAGTGAAAGTGTCATTGACCTGATTTCAGTATACCTGAATAGTGATAAGTCAATGGGATGCCTTTCTTATAAAAACAGAATGGGAAATCCGTGTATATTTGATGATGAGTGTATACCGGATTTGCTTAAACTAAAAGGGGATAAGGGAGGTAAAAAGATTATCCTGCAAAATCAGTCCAATACCCTGACCGTACAGGTTGAGGATGAAAAGGAACTTTTTGATGTAGATGATATAGCAGATTTTAAAAAGTTACATGAATTTGGTAGAAAGAATAGTCCAACAAAATAG